A DNA window from Aspergillus nidulans FGSC A4 chromosome V contains the following coding sequences:
- a CDS encoding U2 snRNP complex subunit RSE1 (transcript_id=CADANIAT00003637) translates to MATTSHMFMYSLTIQPPTAITQAILGQFAGTKEQQIVTASGSKLTIHRPDPTQGKVIPLYTQDVFGIIRTLAAFRLAGSNKDYIIIGSDSGRITIIEYVPSQNRFNRIHLETFGKSGVRRVVPGQYLAVDPKGRACLIASVEKNKLVYVLNRNSQAELTISSPLEAHKPQTLVYSVVALDAGYENPVFAALEVDYSESDQDPTGRAYEEVEKLLVYYELDLGLNHVVRKWTDPVDRTSSMLFQVPGGADGPSGVLVCAEDNITYRHSNQDAFRVPIPRRKGAMENPERKRCITAGVMHKMRGAFFFLLQTEDGDLFKLTLDMVEDDKGQLTGEVKGLKIKYFDTVPLASSLLILKSGFLYVAAEGGNHHFYQFEKLGDDDEETEFNSDDFSADPAAPCTPVYFQPRGAENLNLVEAINSLNPLVDSKVVNISEDDAPQIFTVSGTGARSTFRTLKHGLEVSEIVESELPSVPSAVWTTKLTRADEFDAYIVLSFANGTLVLSIGETVEEVTDTGFLSSAPTLAVQQLGEDSLIQIHPRGIRHILADRRVNEWPAPQHRSIVAAATNERQVAVALSSGEIVYFELDADGSLAEYDERRQMSGTVTCLSLGEVPEGRVRSSFLAVGCDDSTVRILSLDPDTTLENKSVQALTAAPSALNIIAMADSSSGGTTLYLHIGLHSGVYLRTALDEVTGELSDTRTRFLGSKAVKLFQVSVTGQTAVLALSSRPWLGYSDTQTKGFMLTPLDYVGLEWGWNFSSEQCVEGMVGIQGQNLRIFSIEKLDNNMLQQSIPLAYTPRHFIKHPEEPLFYVIEADNNVLSPATRARLLEDSKARGGDTTVLPPEDFGYPRGTGHWASCIQIIDPLDAKAVVGAVELEENEAAVSIAAVPFTSQDDETFLVVGTAKDMTVNPPSSAGGYIHIYRFQEDGKELEFIHKTKVEEPPLALLGFQGRLLAGVGSVLRIYDLGMKQLLRKCQAAVAPKAIVGLQTQGSRIVVSDVRESVTYVVYKYQDNVLIPFVDDSIARWTTAATMVDYETTAGGDKFGNLWLVRCPKKASEEADEEGSGAHLIHDRGYLQGTPNRLELMIHVFTQDIPTSLHKTQLVAGGRDILVWTGFQGTIGILVPFVSREDVDFFQSLEMQLASQCPPLAGRDHLIYRSYYAPVKGVIDGDLCEQYFLLSNDTKMMIAAELDRSVREIERKISDMRTRVAY, encoded by the exons ATGGCTACCACTTCGCATATGTTTATGTACTCCCTGACAATCCAGCCGCCAACCGCGATTACACAGGCTATTTTGGGCCAGTTTGCGGGAACGAAAGAGCAGCAGATTGTCACCGCGTCCGGGTCGAAGCTGACTATTCACCGACCCGATCCTACCCAGGGCAAGGTCATTCCGCTATACACTCAAGATGTCTTTGGCATCATCCGAACACTGGCTGCTTTCAGGCTAGCTGGTAGTAACAAAG ATTACATAATTATTGGGTCGGACTCGGGACGCATCACCATCATTGAGTATGTACCCTCACAGAATCGATTCAACCGGATTCATCTTGAGACGTTCGGCAAGTCGGGCGTGCGTCGCGTCGTTCCTGGCCAGTATTTGGCGGTCGATCCTAAGGGTAGAGCATGTCTCATTGCGTCGGTGGAGAAGAACAAGCTTGTTTATGTTCTGAATCGAAACTCGCAGGCCGAGCTTACGATCTCATCTCCGCTGGAAGCGCACAAGCCACAGACTTTGGTGTACTCAGTAGTTGCACTAGATGCTGGGTATGAGAACCCCGTCTTTGCTGCCCTTGAAGTGGACTATTCCGAGTCTGACCAGGATCCGACGGGTCGGGCATAcgaagaagttgaaaaaCTTCTAGTATATTATGAGCTCGATCTTGGCCTCAACCATGTTGTCCGAAAATGGACTGATCCTGTCGACCGCACATCATCGATGCTCTTTCAGGTGCCTGGTGGAGCCGATGGCCCGAGCGGTGTTCTTGTATGTGCGGAAGATAATATCACCTATCGACACTCGAACCAAGATGCTTTCAGGGTACCTATACCGCGTCGCAAAGGCGCAATGGAAAATCCTGAGCGCAAGCGTTGCATTACAGCTGGTGTAATGCATAAGATGCGTGgggctttcttcttcctcttaCAGACCGAGGATGGTGACCTTTTTAAGCTCACGCTTGACATGGTTGAGGATGACAAAGGCCAACTCACGGGGGAAGTGAAAGGATTGAAAATTAAGTATTTCGATACAGTACCCCTGGCTTCGAGCCTGCTCATCCTAAAGAGTGGATTTCTCTATGTTGCCGCCGAAGGTGGAAATCATCACTTTTATCAGTTCGAAAAACTtggcgatgacgacgaggagactGAGTTCAACAGTGATGACTTCTCAGCAGACCCGGCAGCCCCCTGTACACCTGTCTATTTCCAGCCTAGGGGTGCTGAAAATCTGAATCTCGTGGAGGCTATAAACTCTCTCAACCCACTGGTTGATAGCAAGGTTGTGAATATCTCCGAGGATGATGCTCCCCAGATTTTTACAGTTTCTGGCACAGGTGCTCGAAGCACTTTCCGGACGTTAAAACATGGTTTGGAGGTCTCTGAGATAGTGGAGTCCGAGCTTCCTAGCGTACCATCAGCTGTTTGGACGACAAAGCTTACCAGGGCGGATGAATTCGATGCGTACATTGTACTGTCCTTCGCAAACGGCACTCTCGTTCTTAGCATCGGTGAAACTGTAGAAGAAGTGACTGATACCGGGTTCCTTTCGTCAGCGCCCACCCTGGCTGTTCAGCAGCTTGGCGAGGATTCCCTTATTCAAATTCATCCTCGAGGCATTCGCCATATTCTCGCAGATCGAAGAGTGAACGAATGGCCTGCGCCGCAACACCGCTCTATCGTGGCCGCCGCGACAAATGAGCGCCAGGTTGCGGTTGCGCTCAGCTCAGGTGAGATAGTGTACTTCGAGCTGGACGCTGACGGGTCACTCGCTGAGTATGATGAACGACGCCAAATGTCTGGAACTGTAACGTGTCTCAGTCTGGGCGAGGTACCAGAAGGTCGCGTCCGAAGCTCATTCCTGGCTGTCGGTTGTGACGATTCGACAGTCCGCATCCTCAGCTTGGACCCGGATACGACGTTAGAAAACAAGTCTGTTCAAGCGTTGACTGCTGCACCATCCGCTCTGAACATTATTGCCATGGCTGACTCTAGCTCTGGCGGGACCACTTTGTATCTTCATATCGGTCTTCACTCAGGCGTCTATCTTCGAACGGCGCTTGACGAAGTGACCGGCGAATTATCCGACACACGCACTCGGTTCCTGGGATCTAAAGCCGTCAAACTCTTCCAGGTCTCAGTGACAGGCCAGACAGCCGTGCTTGCCCTGAGCTCGCGTCCTTGGCTTGGCTACTCCGATACCCAAACAAAAGGCTTTATGCTTACGCCGCTGGACTATGTTGGACTCGAGTGGGGGTGGAACTTTTCGAGCGAGCAGTGCGTCGAGGGTATGGTGGGTATTCAAGGGCAGAACCTAAG AATCTTCTCGATTGAGAAACTGGACAACAACATGCTGCAACAATCCATACCTCTGGCATATACGCCACGCCACTTCATCAAACATCCAGAAGAGCCCTTGTTTTATGTTATCGAGGCCGACAATAACGTTCTGTCGCCAGCAACACGGGCCCGGTTGCTTGAAGACTCAAAGGCTCGCGGCGGCGATACAACGGTCCTTCCTCCGGAAGATTTTGGATATCCTCGCGGTACAGGCCATTGGGCTTCTTGCATTCAAATAATCGACCCATTAGATGCGAAGGCGGTGGTTGGAGCAGTCGAGCTCGAAGAGAATGAAGCAGCTGTGAGCATTGCTGCTGTTCCGTTCACTAGTCAGGATGACGAAACATTCTTGGTCGTGGGAACTGCCAAAGACATGACTGTCAACCCGCCTTCCTCAGCGGGAGGGTACATTCATATCTATCGGTTCCAAGAGGACGGaaaggagctggaattcATCCACAAGACGAAAGTCGAGGAGCCTCCTCTGGCACTTCTTGGATTCCAAGGTCGTCTATTGGCTGGTGTTGGATCTGTGCTTCGAATCTACGATCTTGGAATGAAGCAGCTGCTCCGAAAGTGCCaggctgctgttgctccAAAGGCTATCGTTGGCCTTCAAACCCAAGGCAGCCGAATTGTGGTTAGCGACGTCCGTGAAAGTGTCACGTACGTTGTCTACAAATATCAAGATAACGTTTTAATTCCGTTTGTGGATGATTCCATTGCCCGCTGGACTACGGCAGCGACGATGGTGGATTACGAGACAACGGCCGGGGGTGACAAGTTTGGTAACCTCTGGTTGGTGCGATGCCCAAAGAAGGCCTCTGAGGAGGCAGACGAGGAAGGCTCAGGCGCTCATCTGATCCACGACCGCGGATATCTTCAAGGAACGCCGAACCGGTTGGAGCTGATGATCCATGTATTCACCCAAGACATTCCGACCAGTCTACATAAAACCCAGCTGGTAGCTGGTGGTCGTGATATCCTAGTGTGGACAGGATTTCAAGGCACAATTGGCATACTTGTGCCATTTGTTAGTCGTGAAGATGTCGACTTTTTCCAGAGTTTGGAAATGCAACTGGCATCGCAATGCCCGCCGCTTGCCGGGCGTGATCACCTCATCTACCGGAGCTACTACGCGCCGGTGAAGGGAGTTATTGACGGGGACCTGTGCGAACAGTACTTCCTCCTGTCGAACGAtacgaagatgatgattgCTGCGGAATTGGATCGCTCAGTCAGGGAGATTGAGCGAAAGATCTCG GATATGCGAACAAGAGTGGCGTACTGA
- a CDS encoding ubiquitin domain-containing protein DSK2 (transcript_id=CADANIAT00003638) → MADDTVAEESPITFNIKASNDAKFTLTLPASTPVSELKEKLSSSDYADTPAERQRLIYSGRVLKDNDTLATYKIKDGHTIHLVKSAASNQRPAAAAAATPSSSTPNPTNTGVPTNLAAGTGNNPLAGLTGARYAGFAQLPGAGMFGPDGGMGPPPDAESMLNMLENPQVQSLMNEALQNPAMIDMMIQQNPLLRDNPMARQMLQSEGFRRMMTDPNTMRHMMQMQRAMGGFGGGSAFPAPGVTNTTPEENRTAQTNTNNNNSNAANALPGGLFNPFMPQGLGAGNPFAALFGGNQGSQGGNQTDQTGAAQPESGGASETGTASEQNRPAPGFFNPFNPGANPFDPEQNPLLRNPALLEQLMQSMGSPAGGAANPFASLFGGPSFGSPAPQDNRPPEERYADQLRQLNDMGFFEFERNIEALRRAGGSVQGAVEYLLSHPS, encoded by the exons ATGGCGGATGATACCGTGGCGGAGGAGTCGCCCATCACCTTCAATATCAAAGCTTCGAACGATGCAAAGTTTACGCTCACATTACCCGCCTCGACGCCAGTATCagagctgaaagagaagctCTCATCGTCAGATTATGCCGACACTCCGGCGGAGCGCCAGCGCTTGATCTATTCGGGCCGGGTTTTGAAAGACAATGATACTTTAGCGACGTACAAGATCAAAGACGGGCACACCATTCATTTGGTAAAGAGCGCCGCCAGCAATCAACGTCccgcagccgccgccgctgccaccccgagcagcagcaccccAAACCCAACAAACACCGGAGTCCCAACGAATCTCGCCGCCGGCACAGGGAACAACCCTCTTGCTGGCCTAACTGGCGCGCGATATGCCGGGTTTGCTCAGCTTCCAGGCGCTGGTATGTTTGGCCCGGACGGCGGG ATGGGACCTCCTCCGGATGCCGAATCGATGTTAAATATGCTTGAGAACCCTCAAGTGCAGTCTTTGATGAATGAAGCATTACAAAACCCGGCCATGATCGACATGATGATTCAACAGAACCCCCTGCTACGCGATAATCCCATGGCCCGTCAAATGCTGCAAAGTGAGGGGTTTCGCCGTATGATGACTGACCCTAACACGATGCGTCATatgatgcagatgcaacGAGCAATGGGAGGATTTGGTGGCGGTAGTGCTTTCCCTGCCCCGGGAGTCACCAATACAACGCCCGAGGAAAATAGAACTGCGCaaaccaacaccaacaacaatAATAGTAATGCTGCCAATGCCCTCCCAGGAGGTCTTTTCAACCCTTTTATGCCCCAGGGCCTTGGCGCTGGCAACCCATTCGCAGCTCTTTTTGGAGGGAACCAGGGAAGCCAAGGAGGAAACCAGACTGATCAGACTGGCGCGGCGCAACCAGAGTCGGGAGGAGCAAGTGAAACTGGTACCGCATCTGAGCAGAATAGACCGGCTcctggcttcttcaacccatTCAATCCTGGTGCGAATCCTTTCGACCCCGAGCAAAATCCCCTCCTCCGCAACCCTGCGTTGCTAGAACAGTTGATGCAGTCAATGGGAAGCCCTGCGGGCGGTGCTGCTAACCCTTTTGCATCACTGTTCGGTGGCCCTAGCTTTGGTAGCCCTGCTCCCCAGGACAACAGGCCTCCAGAAGAGAGATACGCGGACCAGCTGCGTCAGCTCAACGATATGGGCTTCTTTGAATTCGAACGAAACATCGAAGCTCTTCGCCGAGCAGGGGGCAGCGTACAAGGTGCGGTGGAATACCTGCTGAGCCATCCGTCTTAG
- a CDS encoding transmembrane 9 family protein (transcript_id=CADANIAT00003639): protein MGLRWLSCPHIWLLWILFASCSYAFYLPGYSVKRYNDDESIPLLVNKIFSDHTQLQYAYFDLPFVCPPSGRTHGGSPFGAGQSVSQNLGEILRGDRIMTSDFELHMGKNVECQALCTAEVGRKDVKWGRQLIREGYVVEWIADNLPGATSFVTVDRRRKYYASGFKLGYQEFSPIDGKQRYYINNHFTIVIRWRSAPEGGKVVVGFEVFPKSIRAQDHGADGCPEHVHEEHEGLELYIPPNLEHLRQKYPGSSYLPEDDDYDDGATLKIPITYSVYFKEDNSIEWSNRWDLYFSKQDDSSMTHWLAVLNSLTISGVLGVAVYVIWTRTIQGDIKGRGDGAMDDRKVRKAGKAEGLLDQTSDVEREADIDSDDDGMDDVSGWKLLHADVFRVPNFSGLLAPLVGSGMQLLFMTSGLLLLSCLGILNPSYRGGFVSVGTGLFVFAGVFSGYFSGSLYKTFGGKSWRKNMLITALLFPGLIFCLVFILNLFVWAQASSTAIPFVTLIGIVLLWLLIQVPLVYAGSWYGFTRAKPWEHPTKTSPTPRRIPPQPWYLHNVQRAIITGLAPFAVLFIELLFVFKNLWQDKSGYYYVFGFLSAVTTILVITVSEVTIIATYSQLCAEDYQWWWQSFLTGGSSAFWVFAYCIWYYYFHLHITGFVSSLLFFSYSFLACAVYGLLTGTVGFLTAYAFIRRIYSSVKVD from the exons ATGGGGCTGCGATGGCTAAGCTGCCCTCATATATGGTTGCTATGGATATTGTTCGCCTCATGTTCCTACGCGTTCTACTTGCCGG GATACTCAGTCAAGCGATACAACGACGATGAATCGATTCCCCTCCTCGTAAACAAGATCTTCTCGGACCACACACAACTTCAATACGCTTACTTCGACCTACCCTTCGTATGCCCCCCCAGCGGACGGACACATGGCGGATCACCATTTGGTGCTGGACAAAGCGTCTCGCAGAACTTGGGTGAGATCTTGCGCGGTGACCGAATCATGACCTCGGACTTTGAGCTTCATATGGGCAAAAACGTGGAATGCCAGGCATTGTGCACGGCGGAGGTCGGGCGCAAGGACGTGAAATGGGGCCGACAGCTTATCAGGGAAGGATATGTCGTAGAATGGATCGCCGACAACTTGCCTGGGGCAACAAGTTTCGTGACTGTGGACCGACGCCGAAAATATTATGCATCTGGGTTTAAGCTCGGCTACCAAGAGTTCTCTCCTATTGATGGGAAGCAGCGTTACTACATAAACAACCATTTCACCATCGTTATCCGCTGGCGCTCGGCACCAGAAGGTGGTAAAGTCGTTGTGGGGTTCGAAGTATTTCCGAAGAGTATTCGTGCCCAGGATCATGGAGCGGATGGGTGCCCTGAACACGTCCACGAAGAGCACGAAGGTCTGGAGTTATACATACCGCCAAACCTGGAACATCTCCGCCAGAAGTACCCGGGCTCGTCATACCTcccggaagatgatgactaTGATGACGGAGCTACTCTGAAGATCCCAATCACATACTCGGTATATTTCAAAGAGGACAACTCAATTGAATGGTCAAACCGGTGGGATCTTTACTTTAGCAAACAAGATGACAGTTCAATGACGCACTGGCTGGCTGTTCTCAACTCGTTGACCATTTCCGGTGTCCTCGGTGTTGCGGTGTATGTCATCTGGACAAGAACCATCCAGGGAGACATAAAAGGCCGAGGTGATGGGGCGATGGATGATCGAAAGGTGAGGAAAGCAGGGAAGGCAGAGGGTCTGTTAGACCAGACCTCGGACGTCGAAAGAGAGGCAGATATTGATTCTGATGACGATGGCATGGATGATGTGAGCGGCTGGAAGCTCCTACATGCCGACGTGTTTCGGGTACCGAATTTCAGCGGTCTTCTTGCGCCGTTGGTTGGATCGGGAATGCAGCTTTTGTTCATGACCTCCGGATTGCTGCTTCTCAGCTGCTTGGGTATCCTGAACCCGAGCTACCGGGGTGGCTTTGTTAGTGTTGGTACTGGACTGTTTGTCTTCGCCGGCGTGTTTTCTGGTTACTTCTCTGGAAGCCTGTACAAGACATTCGGTGGGAAGAGCTGGCGCAAAAATATGTTGATA AcagctcttctcttccctgGACTTATATtctgcctcgtcttcatcctcaatctTTTCGTCTGGGCACAGGCATCTAGCACGGCGATCCCATTCGTTACACTTATTGGCATTGTTCTCCTTTGGCTGTTGATCCAGGTGCCTCTAGTGTACGCCGGTAGTTGGTATGGTTTTACACGCGCCAAGCCATGGGAACACCCTACCAAGACATCCCCAACTCCGCGCCGGattcctccacagccttgGTACTTGCATAATGTCCAGCGAGCCATTATCACCGGCTTAGCTCCTTTCGCAGTCCTCTTTATTGAGCTTCTTTTCGTGTTTAAGAACCTGTGGCAGGACAAGAGTGGATACTATTACGTCTTCGGTTTTTTGAGCGCCGTGACAACGATCTTAGTGATCACTGTTAGCGAGGTGACAATCATCGCGACGTACAGTCAGCTCTGCGCCGAG GACTACCAGTGGTGGTGGCAGAGTTTCCTGACGGGCGGAAGCAGCGCCTTCTGGGTGTTCGCGTACTGCATCTGGTACTACTATTTCCACCTGCACATCACGGGCTTCGTGTCCAGtctgctcttcttcagctATAGTTTCCTCGCCTGCGCTGTGTATGGCCTGCTAACGGGGACTGTTGGGTTCCTGACGGCGTATGCATTCATCCGTCGCATTTATAG CTCGGTCAAGGTGGATTAA